A region of the Vigna unguiculata cultivar IT97K-499-35 chromosome 9, ASM411807v1, whole genome shotgun sequence genome:
GTATCATCGATGCCAAAGCTTTCAGAGAGGGGAATGGGAGAGTTCTTGCCATTGTAGTTCCTATAAGGCTTTGCAGTTACGTATTGCTGTTTCGTTTCTTCAGGCAAATCAAACAAAGCTTTCATGTTATGAAACATGTCTTTGCAAACAGTGTTGGGGATGATCTCATCATCACAGATCAAGAGGAAGCAACCGTGATTCTCACACGCTTCTCTCACCTTCTTGCTCATCTCTTTCCACTCCTCACTCCCTTCTTCTAATCTCATCCCACCCTTGCACAAATCAAAGCATGGAATCGTCATATTCTCACTTCCCATTTTCACTCTATCTATGCCTTCTCTTCTTACACACACTTCTGTTTGCCATATATATAGAGTTTGTCATATACAAAGTATGAGTCCCTATCcatcactaaaataaaataaaattaaatgctGCTAAAATTTtactagaaaattaaaaaaaaattgtttttatttaaattacctataataaaattgttatttaaaattgttttataatcataatagtaataattttattgtttttattatcatataaaagtaaaataattattattattgcaataatgatgacaataattataataataataatgactataataataataataatgactataatgataataataatgacaataataatagtaatgacaataataataagtattaaatatgtttttgataatttgcagtgaaattgaaattagtctgtCTTTAAAagtttgatataatttaattttttaactttagaagattttgaatttaatatttttgtttaaattttgttagatttatttggcGTTTAAGATGTGTTTGATgataacattaaagaaaaaatttatgcAACGTAATAAACAACCTGAATGCTTAACAAATCAGGCTAGAAGTCCATATTTTcaaggacaatgatattttgatccaCTTATAATCCATCACTCCATTCACcctttaattatctattttaatattttgtttaatttgttttagtgGTGTGATACGATGTGATGATCTAAAAGTGATTATAgattaaaagtgagtcaaaatatcattatcttatttttaataatactttatttttttttatcagcaaagtTTAATGACACTTTATTGAACATTATAGTTTAAGAACCATATtaaaagatttacaaaaatgatgTTGAATGAATTTTCTGCAAAAacgaaatttattattaatattagtattgatTAATTATTGGTGCATATATTTTGGAGTTACGGAAACACTTTAAAATTGGTATCTGAGATAAAAACTTGGAATGCATGACTATAAAGATCTGAAGAAGGAAAGCATTTACCTGTTAGGAAGACTACCAAAACACTTGAAAAGAAACGAGATccttataagaaaaaaaacctACAATAACTTTACACACAACCCAAATTTCAAAGCTCTTCATCTATTTTTCGTAGTGTGAGGATTACTAGAGgaacatatttattaatatataaaatttatttgtaattataaaaatatgtcagtaaattaaaattattgaataagttacaaataaaaatatgtcaataaatatgaattaattcTATCAATGGAATTACCAccaaatttcaaaagaattcaACCGTCAATGAGTTTACtaatagatttttaaaaaatttgattattgtCCAAAGTGAGaactttatcataattttatcaacatatctaataaaaatttattgacaaattttactTATACatttattagtaaaaattattttcgtccataattaaaattttaaaattcgttgataatcaattttaaaatttatttttcaatttttttatgccAAATTATCTATGAAATTATCATAATCGATTTCATTTAACTTTCACATTATTTTTGAATATCAACTTCTGTTTGTTGATTATTTCATTAAAGATTTCATTTCCATTATTCACCAAACGGATAAACTCTAATCTAGTTAATAGttttacaattcaattaaaaaaaatccaatttctCATCAAAGTATATGGAAAAAAACTTATGAAACTCATAAAtcgaaaagtataaaaaaataaaattggacaaaaaaaaaaatttctaatcctaatacaaattcaacaaatagaataaaaataacaataacacaaatagaaatataaaacatattgacaaaaaatgagataaaaagatcgataaacataaaaaacatgATGTTCTAGAATCAAATATGCCAAAATTCTTAAAAGAATAACTatagaatagatgaaaacaaTGTGAGACAAGAAGTAAaatcagtatatatatatatatatgagaagttacaaataaaaaaaatacaatcaaaattcattatataagaaaataaataactaattatattttttcttaaccaaattataatttattgaaaaaaaagttataacttattaaatattacttttaatattaataataatttaattaaattttactctcaaacataaaattataattaatttaatagggatattagtactaaaaagattttttttaggtcttttttcttaaacataattttaattttacaatcactttaatagagatatattagtattaaaaaaattggaaatctTATTCTCTTacaagtaattttataattaatttaataaaagaatgtgactaattttgttgttgttaaatattattactttaatatagGTGacgattttgtttagaaatatttttataattaatttaatataaaaatattattaataaaaaaatttaaatatatatattttacctGTTTTATCCTTCAACTGTAAAatataatgtcaattttaatcaaatttatgtGTGAAAATGAATACAGAAGATGGGCGAGTTATATAACATGCAACATTTGTTCCCATTAACTACTTACCTGTCATATTCTGCACCACAactttacaaaaatatcaatacaattttttttttttccacacTTTTACATGTATAAAAATGTCCTTAACTTAACTATAAATACGTATACAGATATGGACCAATAACATAACATGCAAAATTTGTTCCCATTCATCCATATCTCtccaataaataatataacatgCAACATATTTgcttaataataattaacacaCCTTTAAATTTCcgttattaattttaatattttaaaaatataatgacatttttttaaattattgttttacacattattttatattatttggatTTCAAGAAAGTGacaatataaaaagttattaaataacaaatttataaatgaaaataattagtcattatattaaataattaatttataaatcatagtgtaaattattttttaaaattaattatcaaaattttaactatttattgtAACATTTCAATTTTAGCATTttgaaactaataaaataagatgtttCATCATAGTATTCAAAATAGATATTTTCgtgtaaaaatatatcaatgcaatctcataAGAGTTTAGCTTTAATaaaacattgatttatttgagtGTAAAATGGGAGTATTGAAGACAACATATGAATCCCCAATTTTTAATCGTGATATTAAAATACTGACCAAATTATCTAGAATCCAAGGATTAAACTCTTTCTATCAATTTTCACACAATACATGTTTATGAAAAAACTTCAAAGAGACtcataaatcaaaatcaaactcATCTTATTGAAAGTGATCTTATTGAAAAAGAGGTATAATTATTCCATATGAGTGATCACTCATGCCTCCATTCACACATAGATTGCTTTCAAATACCAGCAAACACATCAACCGCATCTGGTGTGATATTTGAAGTACAATAGCTCATAAACTTTCCATAATCGAACGCACGATAACGAAGAGGATAAAGTTTGTCATCTACCAACTCACGAGGCTCAATCATCACCTCACTGTTCGGTGCTGTAAAAACTCCAAACGAGTACCTATCTCCACTCATCTCCACTTTATGCGTCGGTGAATGAAGCCTCCCATTGCTCCATGCCTAGTTCATTCACGTAACAAAAGTCAAGAACAATTCAATTCATTATAACAATTAAtcatcaaaagaataaaattttctctttaCCTTCAGTGCATCACCAATTATAACCACAAACCCATCTTGGGGTATATTTACTTCAATCCATTTCCCAGTTTTGGATAGCACCTGCAGAGCTTGGACTCCATTGTCGCACAGAATGGTCAAGCTATTTCTGTCAGTGTGAGCGAACCTTTTAGCCTTTTCATCGCCACCGTTTCCAGAAACTATGTACTTGTTGAAACGTACATAGGTACCACACTTCATGCTTTCAAGATCAACGGAATGCTGGGGGCCATAACcctccataatcattttcaacAAGTATGAGTTTATTTCTGACATCTTTAAGCTCATACCCTTCAATGCCTCACTGCATAAAAAGGATAGTGTCAAATATGATGTCAAAATATCAGTATCcttaaaaaacatgtttttattcatatttatgaAGGCAAGTAAAATAACGAAATAATAAAGTATACCAGAAAGATGGATTCCCTTGAGGCCACATGATGTTGGTGAAGTTGTCAATCGTAACCTGATTGATCCCAAAAGTTTGATAGCTAAGATTCCCTAAGGTCATGTTTGTGTAAGAATTGAAAGGCGTTGAATGTTTGTGTTTCTGCTTTGTTTCTTCTGGTAATTCAAACAATGGTTTCAGATCTTTAAATATGAATTCACGAACACCCTTAATACTCATATCATCATACTTCAAGATGAAGCAGCCATAACTCTCACATGCTTCTCTCACTTTCATGCTCATCTCTTTCCACTCTTCACTCCCTGCTTCTAGTGTCATTCCTCCCTTGCCAAAATCTAAACATGGCAGCACCAAAATCTCACTCTCACTTcccatttttccttttctctctttctctttctctttctccctcTTGCTGTATATTTTCTCTCTGTTAGGTAAGGATCTAGTTAGTGATGATAGAGTTAATATAGTGTAAAATTTAGTgtaattaataaactaattaaaaactCACGGGGCTGTGTTCAGATGTAGAAAAACCTAACACCAATAGCATATCACACACTTCCCCAGATGCTGTCAGTTTTTTCAACAAGTGTATGTATACAAATGAATGCAGAAGATGGGCCACTAATATAACATGCAGCTTTTGTCAGCATTAGTAATCCTGAAAACAGGTTTTAATGAGTTCGATTcttaatacatatataaatatgtatacaGAGATAGACCAATAACATAACATGCACCATATATGATCTTTCACTTTCAGAACTAAAttaataacttataattaaacatcgttaatataaaaacttttacATTATCAGGATCAGGAATCATCatatatgataatttatataaagattGTAAGAGAACCTCAAGCTAGCTATAAATTAGTTCTAACTAAagttatgtaataaaataaagttatgtAGTGCTTGCAAGTTAACTCAGTAGTGTAGTGTAAAATTCTAAGTTATACTTGATTAATTGAGAAACtaaatgataatttaataatatgaaaattctaACTATGCTTAGTCATTTGATAAGTCTAAATATTAGCTTAgcaatgtaaaaaaattacttatgtTTTTGGAGTGAATGTCTTAATAGATAATAGATGGAGACGAATTTAACGAAAAGAAGAGAAAGTAAACACTGTAAATGGCGTGAACATTGCATATCAACTCCATACCTGTACAACTTTGGGCGTTGAATGAGCTTGACGAATGTAAAACACTGTAATGGGTATCTAAGAACAAAGCTTGCAAATTCTAGTTTTATTATGCTTCGTGTATAAAGAATTGAGGAAGAAAAACattcagtatatatatatatatatatatatatatatatatatatatatatatatatatatataatatggtgTAATATTACTAGGATCTTCTATAGAAAAACCTcgtaaagaaaacaaaattctaaacataaaaagtgatttctatcagtttaaaataaaattgcaaataAGAATGAATGAATGTGAAACATGATAAATGCAACATGTCATACCTACAAACACATACTTACATCTTGTTTTGTGAGCATGAATTGCAACCCTTTGtgcatttttcatttgttttgtgTGCAATTTTCACTCTCCTTCTTCGCAGATTGGGCCTGGTCATTAAATTTTCCTCTTCAATAAGTCCACCGAAAACAAAACccaatttattatctttttgtggacaaacaaatatttcaacataattgtcgtttttcctttttttttttctatctctttaacatcatttttttcttaattaatatagTGTAACAATAAGAAAGGAAGATATTAATAAACATGATTGACATGCAAACGAATTtggatattaataataaataagaatttgaatttttttttactattcctTTGTTGTCATTTCAAACACGTAATGTTGATAAAACTTCGTGTCATGCAATGTCACAACTAACTATGTTTAAACATTTTTAGAAAACTCTTTTATTTGAGtaagtttatttttgttaatgtcCAGTCACGAAATGAAATTGGAAAACAAATCATACTAAAATtggatattaattatttaattggtCTGTTCCACTCCAAGCAAAATTAGACCATCCCAGGAAAAAACTTAAGTCCTAGTTGATTTTCTTTTCCTCATTTTACAAGAGGAGAAATAATGAAAGCGGTTACagatttaactatttttaaaataaaattcatcttcattttGAACGCATATTTCATGAGtatgaaaattttatacaatctttaattttatataatatgagtatatttataaacccatcaaaat
Encoded here:
- the LOC114162959 gene encoding probable 2-oxoglutarate-dependent dioxygenase AOP1, coding for MGSESEILVLPCLDFGKGGMTLEAGSEEWKEMSMKVREACESYGCFILKYDDMSIKGVREFIFKDLKPLFELPEETKQKHKHSTPFNSYTNMTLGNLSYQTFGINQVTIDNFTNIMWPQGNPSFCEALKGMSLKMSEINSYLLKMIMEGYGPQHSVDLESMKCGTYVRFNKYIVSGNGGDEKAKRFAHTDRNSLTILCDNGVQALQVLSKTGKWIEVNIPQDGFVVIIGDALKAWSNGRLHSPTHKVEMSGDRYSFGVFTAPNSEVMIEPRELVDDKLYPLRYRAFDYGKFMSYCTSNITPDAVDVFAGI